The following coding sequences lie in one Musa acuminata AAA Group cultivar baxijiao chromosome BXJ3-1, Cavendish_Baxijiao_AAA, whole genome shotgun sequence genomic window:
- the LOC135584396 gene encoding transcription factor bHLH76-like yields the protein MEMNEDRKFGLEKSHGDHLSNHSSGVSADWQFNTPAMSAAPPHPSTAASLVPPLTSSPLLSAPVPEAFVPGLWNYHTMSVGGSNIQNTTSAIGSIPIGRPVAMSSKGMLLSTPPVIFPPSLPHFPADSGFIERAARFSCLSGSSFMDMNLLRPSQSVAPARKASKVVMETQVQNTELSMTGDKAVSLPAAYGSIDQSRMDTQRDRRSSHISNSESQETNFCEGGQEGNVDSSDVAGNSSPSDLGANKRKRTIRDMEKDQVQRGPQSSSEATKDDIETKHKVEQNSSKHGGKNGKDNSEAAKEGYVHVRARRGQATNSHSLAERVRREKISERMKYLQELVPGCSKVTGKAVMLDEIINYVQSLQRQVEFLSMKLSAVNPQLDFSVERLLAKNLRHSHGSPLSIAGFSQEMSYPQVYPSQQGLGHAGGSTMVNLSDTYRRTMNTQLPTMSGYKEPSMQMHNPWNEEIIMQMDYDANHPPNAQEINRKPDGFAI from the exons ATGGAAATGAATGAGGACAGGAAGTTTGGGTTGGAGAAGAGCCATGGAGATCACCTGAGCAACCACAGTTCCGGTGTCTCTGCTGACTGGCAATTCAACACCCCTGCAATGAGTGCAGCGCCGCCGCACCCTTCCACCGCCGCCAGCCTCGTGCCACCGTTGACTTCATCTCCGCTTCTTTCGGCTCCAGTGCCGGAGGCCTTCGTTCCTGGTCTCTGGAACTACCATACTATGAGTGTTGGAGGAAGTAACATCCAGAATACTACGAGTGCCATCGGTTCTATACCAATTGGAAGACCAGTAGCCATGTCCtccaaaggcatgcttctatcaaCTCCTCCCGTAATCTTTCCTCCTAGCTTGCCTCATTTCCCCGCCGATTCGGGTTTCATCGAGCGGGCAGCAAGATTCTCATGTCTCAGTGGTAGTAGTTTTATGGACATGAACCTCCTCAGGCCATCTCAATCAGTGGCTCCGGCAAGAAAGGCTTCGAAGGTTGTCATGGAAACTCAGGTTCAGAACACTGAGCTGAGTATGACTGGTGACAAAGCAGTCTCTCTGCCTGCTGCCTATGGATCCATTGATCAAAGTCGGATGGACACCCAAAGAGATCGAAGAAGCTCTCATATCTCAAACAGTGAATCCCAAGAAACAAATTTCTGTGAAGGTGGACAAGAAGGGAACGTTGATTCATCAGATGTAGCTGGGAATTCATCTCCTAGTGATCTTGGTGCAAACAAGAGAAAAAGAACCATTCGG GATATGGAGAAGGACCAAGTTCAAAGAGGTCCACAATCATCCTCGGAGGCCACAAAGGATGACATTGAAACTAAACACAAAGTAGAACAGAACAGCTCCAAACACGGTGGGAAAAATGGGAAAGATAACTCAGAAGCTGCAAAGGAGGGTTATGTTCATGTCAGAGCACGGCGTGGACAAGCCACTAACAGTCACAGTCTGGCAGAAAGA GTAAGAAGGGAGAAAATTAGTGAAAGGATGAAATATCTTCAAGAACTTGTGCCTGGTTGCAGCAAA GTCACAGGAAAAGCAGTTATGCTGGATGAAATCATAAACTATGTTCAATCACTCCAAAGACAGGTTGAG TTTCTGTCCATGAAGCTTTCAGCTGTCAATCCACAACTTGACTTCAGCGTAGAAAGGCTTCTTGCCAAAAAT CTTCGACATTCCCATGGTAGCCCATTATCTATAGCTGGATTCTCACAGGAGATGAGTTACCCTCAGGTGTATCCATCTCAACAGGGCTTGGGGCATGCTGGAGGCTCTACCATGGTTAACCTTTCGGACACATATAGGAGAACAATGAATACTCAATTACCAACAATGAGTGGTTATAAAGAGCCTTCAATGCAG ATGCATAATCCCTGGAACGAAGAGATCATCATGCAAATGGATTATGATGCTAATCATCCTCCAAATGCACAAGAGATAAATAGAAAACCGGATGGCTTCGCAATATAA